One Streptomyces sp. L2 genomic window carries:
- a CDS encoding heme o synthase, giving the protein MCVTAVESRPAGVLAGTSQGPVHRPFGARVKAFVALTKPRIIELLLITTVPVMFLAQQGVPDLKLVLLTCLGGYLSAGGANALNMYIDRDIDALMDRTSQRPLVTGMVSPRECLAFGITLAVVSTLLFGLTVNWLSAWLSLGALLFYVVVYTMILKRRTSQNIVWGGIAGCLPVLIGWSSVTNSMSWAPVILFLVMFFWTPPHYWPLSMKVKDDYARVGVPMLPVVASNKVVAKQIVIYSWVMVAVSLLLTPLGYTGWFYTLVALAAGGFWLWEAHGLQNRAKAEVTGAKLKEMRLFHWSITYVSILFVAVAVDPFLR; this is encoded by the coding sequence GTGTGCGTGACGGCCGTCGAATCCCGTCCTGCGGGCGTGCTCGCTGGTACGAGCCAGGGCCCGGTTCACCGGCCGTTCGGGGCCCGTGTCAAGGCGTTCGTGGCGCTGACCAAGCCGCGGATCATCGAGCTGCTGCTCATCACCACCGTTCCGGTGATGTTCCTGGCCCAGCAGGGCGTGCCGGACCTCAAGCTGGTCCTGCTCACCTGCCTCGGCGGCTATCTCTCCGCGGGCGGCGCCAACGCGCTGAACATGTACATCGACCGGGACATCGACGCCCTGATGGACCGCACCTCGCAGCGCCCGCTGGTCACCGGCATGGTCAGCCCGCGCGAGTGCCTCGCCTTCGGCATCACCCTCGCGGTCGTCTCGACCCTGCTGTTCGGCCTCACCGTCAACTGGCTGAGCGCCTGGCTCTCCCTCGGCGCGCTCCTCTTCTACGTCGTCGTCTACACGATGATCCTCAAGCGGCGCACCTCGCAGAACATCGTGTGGGGCGGCATCGCCGGCTGCCTCCCGGTCCTCATCGGCTGGTCGTCCGTCACCAACTCGATGTCGTGGGCGCCGGTCATCCTCTTCCTCGTCATGTTCTTCTGGACGCCGCCCCACTACTGGCCGCTGTCCATGAAGGTCAAGGACGACTACGCGCGCGTGGGCGTGCCGATGCTGCCGGTCGTCGCCTCCAACAAGGTGGTGGCCAAGCAGATCGTGATCTACAGCTGGGTCATGGTCGCCGTGTCGCTGCTGCTGACCCCGCTCGGCTACACCGGCTGGTTCTACACCCTGGTCGCCCTCGCCGCCGGCGGCTTCTGGCTCTGGGAGGCGCACGGCCTGCAGAACCGGGCGAAGGCCGAGGTGACCGGCGCGAAGCTGAAGGAGATGCGGCTCTTCCACTGGTCGATCACCTACGTATCGATCCTCTTCGTCGCGGTCGCCGTCGACCCCTTCCTGCGCTGA
- the tal gene encoding transaldolase, translating into MTDALKRLSEEGVAIWLDDLSRKRITSGNLAELIDQQHVVGVTTNPTIFQKAISHGDGYEQQVSDLAARRVTVEEAIRMITTADVRDAADILRPVFDATDGQDGRVSIEVDPCLAHNTDATVAEAKQLAWLVDRPNALIKIPATEAGLPAISRTISHGISVNVTLIFSLQRYRAVMDAYLTGLEKAKERGLDLSRIHSVASFFVSRVDTEVDKRLDALGTDEAKALRGKAAIANARLAYQAYEEVFSSDRWNALENAGANKQRPLWASTGVKDPAYPDTMYVTDLVAPNTVNTMPEATLEATEDHGEITGDTVTGTYEQARADLDAVEKLGIAYDDVVKVLEDEGVEKFEASWEDLLKSTEAELKRLAPSEG; encoded by the coding sequence ATGACAGACGCACTCAAGCGCCTCTCCGAGGAGGGCGTCGCGATCTGGCTGGACGACCTGTCGCGCAAGCGGATCACGTCCGGCAACCTCGCCGAGCTGATCGACCAGCAGCACGTCGTGGGCGTCACCACGAACCCGACGATCTTCCAGAAGGCGATCTCGCACGGCGACGGCTACGAGCAGCAGGTCTCCGACCTCGCCGCCCGCCGGGTCACCGTCGAAGAGGCCATCCGCATGATCACCACGGCGGACGTCCGCGACGCCGCCGACATCCTGCGCCCGGTGTTCGACGCCACCGACGGCCAGGACGGCCGGGTCTCCATCGAGGTCGACCCGTGCCTGGCGCACAACACGGACGCGACCGTCGCCGAGGCCAAGCAGCTGGCCTGGCTGGTCGACCGCCCCAACGCGCTGATCAAGATCCCGGCCACCGAGGCCGGCCTGCCGGCGATCAGCCGGACCATCAGCCACGGCATCAGCGTCAACGTCACGCTGATCTTCTCCCTGCAGCGCTACCGCGCGGTCATGGACGCCTACCTGACCGGCCTGGAGAAGGCCAAGGAGCGCGGCCTGGACCTCTCCAGGATCCACTCCGTGGCGTCCTTCTTCGTGTCCCGCGTGGACACCGAGGTCGACAAGCGCCTGGACGCGCTGGGCACCGACGAGGCCAAGGCGCTGCGGGGCAAGGCCGCCATCGCCAACGCGCGCCTCGCCTACCAGGCGTACGAGGAGGTGTTCTCCTCCGACCGGTGGAACGCGCTGGAGAACGCGGGCGCCAACAAGCAGCGTCCGCTGTGGGCGTCGACCGGCGTGAAGGACCCGGCGTACCCGGACACGATGTACGTCACCGACCTGGTCGCGCCGAACACGGTCAACACCATGCCGGAGGCCACGCTGGAGGCCACCGAGGACCACGGTGAGATCACCGGCGACACGGTCACCGGGACGTACGAGCAGGCGCGCGCCGACCTCGACGCGGTCGAGAAGCTCGGCATCGCCTACGACGACGTCGTGAAGGTCCTGGAGGACGAGGGCGTGGAGAAGTTCGAGGCGTCCTGGGAGGACCTGCTGAAGTCGACCGAGGCGGAGCTCAAGCGCCTCGCTCCCTCGGAGGGCTGA
- the zwf gene encoding glucose-6-phosphate dehydrogenase yields MSPLAGSGANPLRDPADRRLPRIAGPSGLVIFGVTGDLSRKKLMPAVYDLANRGLLPPGFALVGFARREWEHEDFAAEVHDAVKAHSRTPFREEVWQQLIQGMRFVQGTFDDDDAFERLRGTIEELDKAQGTGGNFAFYLSVPPRSFPVVIQQLKKHGLADQQGGSWRRAVIEKPFGHDLKSAEELNRVVHEVFTSDQVFRIDHYLGKETVQNILALRFANTMFEPIWNRSFVDHVQITMAEDIGIGGRAGYYDGIGAARDVIQNHLLQLLALTAMEEPASFDADALAAEKTKVLGAVRLPKDLGLSTVRGQYAAGWQGGEKVIGYLEEDGIDPKSKTDTYAAIKVGIDNRRWAGVPFYLRTGKRLGRRVTEIAVVFQRAPHSPFDHTATEELGSNAVVIRVQPDEGITVRFGSKVPGTSMEIRDVSMDFAYGESFTESSPEAYERLILDVLLGDANLFPRTEEVELSWKILDPIEQFWDGNGRPAQYKSGTWGPAEADEMLAREGRSWRRP; encoded by the coding sequence TTGTCACCTCTCGCAGGTTCCGGAGCGAACCCGCTCCGTGATCCCGCCGACCGACGGCTCCCGCGCATCGCGGGGCCGTCGGGTCTGGTGATCTTCGGGGTCACGGGCGACCTGTCCCGCAAGAAGCTGATGCCCGCGGTGTACGACCTCGCCAACCGGGGCCTGCTGCCGCCGGGCTTCGCGCTGGTGGGCTTCGCCCGCCGCGAGTGGGAGCACGAGGACTTCGCCGCCGAGGTCCACGACGCCGTCAAGGCGCATTCCCGTACGCCGTTCCGGGAGGAGGTCTGGCAGCAGCTCATCCAGGGGATGCGCTTCGTCCAGGGCACCTTCGACGACGACGACGCCTTCGAGCGGCTGCGCGGCACCATCGAGGAGCTGGACAAGGCGCAGGGCACGGGCGGCAACTTCGCCTTCTACCTGTCGGTGCCGCCGCGTTCCTTCCCGGTGGTCATCCAGCAGCTGAAGAAGCACGGGCTGGCCGACCAGCAGGGCGGTTCCTGGCGGCGCGCGGTCATCGAGAAGCCGTTCGGGCACGACCTGAAGTCGGCCGAGGAACTCAACCGGGTCGTGCACGAGGTGTTCACCTCCGACCAGGTGTTCCGCATCGACCACTACCTCGGCAAGGAGACCGTCCAGAACATCCTGGCGCTCCGCTTCGCCAACACGATGTTCGAGCCGATCTGGAACCGGTCCTTTGTGGACCACGTGCAGATCACCATGGCCGAGGACATCGGCATCGGCGGCCGGGCCGGTTACTACGACGGCATCGGCGCCGCCCGTGACGTCATCCAGAACCACCTGCTCCAGCTGCTCGCGCTCACCGCCATGGAGGAGCCCGCCTCCTTCGACGCGGACGCGCTGGCGGCGGAGAAGACCAAGGTGCTCGGGGCCGTGCGGCTGCCGAAGGACCTGGGACTGAGCACCGTGCGCGGGCAGTACGCGGCCGGCTGGCAGGGTGGCGAGAAGGTCATCGGCTACCTCGAAGAGGACGGTATCGACCCCAAGTCGAAGACCGACACCTATGCGGCGATCAAGGTGGGCATCGACAACCGCCGCTGGGCGGGCGTGCCGTTCTACCTGCGCACCGGCAAGCGGCTCGGCCGCCGGGTCACCGAGATCGCGGTCGTCTTCCAGCGTGCCCCGCACTCCCCGTTCGATCACACGGCGACGGAGGAGCTGGGCTCGAACGCGGTCGTCATCCGGGTCCAGCCGGACGAGGGCATCACGGTCCGGTTCGGTTCGAAGGTGCCGGGCACCTCGATGGAGATCCGGGACGTGTCCATGGACTTCGCCTACGGCGAGTCGTTCACGGAGTCGAGCCCCGAGGCGTACGAGCGGCTGATCCTGGACGTGCTGCTGGGTGACGCGAACCTCTTCCCGCGTACCGAGGAGGTCGAGCTGTCCTGGAAGATCCTCGACCCGATCGAGCAGTTCTGGGACGGCAACGGGCGGCCCGCGCAGTACAAGTCGGGCACCTGGGGCCCGGCGGAGGCGGACGAGATGCTCGCACGAGAGGGACGGAGCTGGCGCCGGCCATGA
- the pgl gene encoding 6-phosphogluconolactonase, with product MSTPQLVVHRDKELMAQAAAARLITKIVDAQASRGHASVVLTGGRNGNGLLAALAAAPARDAVDWSRLDLWWGDERFLPEGDPERNVTQAREALLDAVPLDPARVHAMPASDGPYGSDAGAAAEAYAAELAKAAGPENHGAVPAFDVLMLGVGPDTHVASLFPELPAVRETERTVVGVHGAPKPPPTRISLTLPAIRSAREVWLLAAGEDKARAAAIALSGAGEIQAPAAGAYGRSRTLWLLDAAAASQLPRSLYPPASP from the coding sequence GTGAGCACCCCTCAGCTGGTCGTGCACCGCGACAAGGAGCTGATGGCCCAGGCCGCGGCGGCCCGTCTGATCACGAAGATCGTGGACGCGCAGGCCTCGCGGGGCCACGCGTCCGTGGTCCTCACCGGCGGCCGCAACGGCAACGGGCTGCTCGCCGCGCTGGCCGCCGCCCCGGCCCGGGACGCCGTGGACTGGTCCCGTCTTGACCTGTGGTGGGGCGACGAGCGGTTCCTGCCCGAGGGCGATCCGGAGCGCAATGTCACGCAGGCCCGCGAGGCCCTGCTGGACGCCGTGCCGCTGGACCCGGCGCGGGTGCACGCCATGCCCGCCTCCGACGGGCCGTACGGCAGTGACGCGGGCGCGGCGGCCGAGGCCTACGCGGCGGAGCTGGCCAAGGCCGCGGGGCCCGAGAACCACGGCGCGGTCCCGGCGTTCGACGTGCTGATGCTGGGCGTCGGCCCGGACACCCACGTGGCCTCGCTCTTCCCGGAGCTGCCGGCCGTCCGGGAGACGGAGCGCACGGTGGTGGGCGTGCACGGCGCGCCGAAGCCGCCGCCGACCCGGATCTCGCTGACCCTGCCGGCGATCCGTTCCGCCCGTGAGGTGTGGCTGCTGGCGGCCGGCGAGGACAAGGCGCGGGCCGCGGCCATCGCCCTGTCGGGCGCGGGCGAGATCCAGGCGCCGGCGGCCGGCGCGTACGGCCGCTCCCGCACCCTGTGGCTGCTGGACGCGGCGGCGGCCTCGCAGTTGCCGCGTTCGCTGTATCCTCCGGCGTCGCCGTGA
- the opcA gene encoding glucose-6-phosphate dehydrogenase assembly protein OpcA, protein MKIDLTDTTAGAINKALVRGRRAVGTPAVGMVLTLVIVTDEENAYDALRAANDASREHPSRTLVVIKRVSRTLRDRTSSRLDAEVRVGADAGTGETVVLRLYGEAVGHADSVVLPLLLPDAPVVVWWPVNAPLDPAKDPLGALAQRRVTDSYAAEQPVRELSARADAYTPGDTDLSWTRITPWRSMLAAALDQVTCEVTAVEVEGEEFNPSCELLAMWLADRLAVPVKRSPSAGPGLTAVRMDTDRGPIVLDRADGSLATLAIEGQPARAVALKRRETAELIAEELRRLDPDDTYASALRYGVDRLTGVTPEGPAAEAEAGRVDPGPGAEPEPVEEAAKAPAKKAASRTAKKVPARKAGAK, encoded by the coding sequence ATGAAGATAGACCTGACCGACACCACGGCGGGGGCGATCAACAAGGCGCTCGTGCGGGGCCGCCGCGCCGTCGGCACCCCCGCCGTCGGCATGGTGCTCACCCTGGTCATCGTCACCGACGAGGAGAACGCCTACGACGCCCTGCGGGCCGCCAACGACGCCTCGCGCGAGCACCCTTCGCGCACGCTGGTGGTCATCAAGCGCGTGTCGCGCACCCTGCGCGACCGCACCTCGTCCCGGCTGGACGCCGAGGTGCGGGTGGGCGCCGACGCGGGCACCGGTGAGACGGTCGTGCTGCGGCTGTACGGCGAGGCGGTGGGGCACGCCGACTCGGTGGTGCTGCCGCTGCTGCTGCCGGACGCGCCGGTGGTGGTGTGGTGGCCGGTGAACGCGCCGCTGGACCCGGCGAAGGACCCCCTCGGCGCGCTCGCCCAGCGCCGGGTCACCGACTCCTACGCCGCCGAGCAGCCGGTGCGGGAGCTGTCCGCCCGCGCCGACGCCTACACGCCCGGCGACACCGACCTGTCCTGGACCCGGATCACGCCCTGGCGTTCGATGCTGGCGGCGGCCCTGGACCAGGTGACGTGCGAGGTCACGGCCGTCGAGGTGGAGGGCGAGGAGTTCAACCCGAGCTGCGAGCTGCTGGCGATGTGGCTCGCGGACCGGCTGGCCGTGCCCGTGAAGCGGTCGCCGTCGGCGGGGCCGGGCCTGACCGCCGTACGGATGGACACGGACCGCGGGCCGATCGTGCTGGACCGCGCGGACGGTTCGCTGGCCACGCTCGCCATCGAGGGCCAGCCGGCCCGCGCGGTGGCGCTCAAGCGGCGCGAGACCGCCGAGCTGATCGCGGAGGAGCTGCGCCGGCTGGACCCGGACGACACCTACGCCTCGGCGCTGCGGTACGGCGTGGACCGGCTCACCGGCGTGACCCCGGAGGGTCCGGCCGCCGAGGCGGAGGCGGGCCGGGTGGACCCCGGGCCCGGCGCCGAGCCCGAGCCGGTCGAGGAGGCCGCGAAGGCCCCCGCGAAGAAGGCGGCCTCCCGGACCGCCAAGAAGGTCCCGGCGCGGAAGGCGGGCGCGAAGTGA
- the tkt gene encoding transketolase, producing MSTKPTTTDLEWTELDQRAVDTARVLAADAVQKVGNGHPGTAMSLAPAAYTLFQKVMRHDPADPEWVARDRFVLSAGHSSLTLYTQLFLAGFGLELDDLKSFRTWGSKTPGHPEYGHTKGVETTTGPLGQGVANAVGMAMAARYERGLFDPEAAEGASPFDHFVFCIAGDGCLQEGISAEASSLAGHQKLGNLVLLWDDNHISIEGDTETAVSEDTVKRYEAYGWHVQRVQPKADGDLDPQAIYAAIQEAKAVTDRPSFIAMRSIIAWPAPHAQNTEAAHGSALGEEEVAATKRVLGFDPEKSFEVEDDVLKHTRQALERGREAKAEWEKSFRLWRENNAERAADFDRISAGELPEGWEDKLPVFEAGKSVATRAASGKVLQALGAIVPELWGGSADLAGSNNTTIDKDSSFLPADNPLPEANPYGRTVHFGIREHSMAAEMNGIALHGHTRIYGGTFLVFSDYMRNAVRLSALMHLPVTYVWTHDSIGLGEDGPTHQPVEHLASLRAIPGLNVVRPADANETAIAWREILGRYTKEFGKGAPHGLALTRQGVPAYEPNDDAARGGYVLFEAEGGEPEVILIATGSEVHVAVGAREQLQADGVPTRVVSMPSVEWFEEQEQGYRDSVLPPSVKARVAVEAGIGLTWHKYVGDAGRIVSLEHFGASADGKVLFSEFGFTPENVAAKARESLADAQR from the coding sequence GTGAGCACCAAGCCGACCACCACAGACCTTGAGTGGACCGAGCTGGACCAGCGGGCCGTGGACACCGCCCGCGTTTTGGCCGCAGACGCCGTACAGAAGGTCGGCAACGGCCATCCCGGTACGGCGATGAGCCTGGCTCCGGCCGCCTACACCCTCTTCCAGAAGGTGATGCGGCACGACCCGGCCGACCCGGAGTGGGTGGCCCGGGACCGTTTCGTGCTGTCCGCCGGCCACTCGTCCCTGACCCTCTACACGCAGCTGTTCCTGGCCGGTTTCGGCCTGGAGCTGGACGACCTGAAGTCCTTCCGCACCTGGGGTTCGAAGACCCCCGGCCACCCGGAGTACGGGCACACCAAGGGTGTGGAGACCACCACGGGCCCGCTGGGCCAGGGTGTGGCCAACGCGGTGGGCATGGCGATGGCCGCCCGCTACGAGCGCGGTCTGTTCGACCCGGAGGCCGCCGAGGGCGCCTCCCCGTTCGACCACTTCGTGTTCTGCATCGCCGGTGACGGCTGCCTTCAGGAGGGCATCTCCGCGGAGGCGTCCTCGCTGGCCGGGCACCAGAAGCTGGGCAACCTGGTCCTGCTGTGGGACGACAACCACATCTCGATCGAGGGCGACACCGAGACGGCCGTGTCCGAGGACACGGTGAAGCGGTACGAGGCTTACGGCTGGCACGTGCAGCGGGTGCAGCCCAAGGCGGACGGCGACTTGGACCCGCAGGCGATCTACGCGGCGATCCAGGAGGCGAAGGCGGTCACCGACCGGCCCTCCTTCATCGCGATGCGTTCGATCATCGCCTGGCCGGCGCCGCACGCGCAGAACACCGAGGCCGCGCACGGCTCGGCACTGGGCGAGGAGGAGGTCGCGGCCACCAAGCGCGTCCTGGGCTTCGATCCGGAGAAGTCCTTCGAGGTGGAGGACGACGTCCTCAAGCACACCCGGCAGGCCCTGGAGCGCGGCCGTGAGGCGAAGGCCGAGTGGGAGAAGTCGTTCCGGCTGTGGCGGGAGAACAACGCCGAGCGCGCCGCCGACTTCGACCGGATCAGCGCCGGCGAGCTGCCCGAGGGATGGGAGGACAAGCTCCCGGTGTTCGAGGCGGGCAAGTCGGTCGCCACGCGTGCCGCGTCCGGCAAGGTGCTGCAGGCCCTCGGCGCCATCGTCCCGGAGCTGTGGGGCGGCTCGGCCGACCTGGCCGGGTCGAACAACACGACCATCGACAAGGACAGCTCGTTCCTCCCCGCGGACAACCCGCTGCCGGAGGCGAACCCGTACGGGCGCACGGTCCACTTCGGTATCCGTGAGCACTCCATGGCCGCGGAGATGAACGGCATCGCGCTGCACGGCCACACCCGGATCTACGGCGGTACGTTCCTCGTCTTCTCCGACTACATGCGCAACGCGGTGCGTCTGTCGGCGCTGATGCACCTGCCGGTCACGTACGTGTGGACGCACGACTCGATCGGCCTCGGCGAGGACGGCCCCACCCACCAGCCGGTGGAGCACCTCGCGTCGCTGCGCGCGATCCCGGGTCTGAACGTGGTCCGCCCGGCGGACGCCAACGAGACCGCGATCGCCTGGCGCGAAATCCTGGGGCGTTACACCAAGGAGTTCGGCAAGGGCGCCCCGCACGGTCTGGCGCTCACCCGCCAGGGCGTGCCGGCCTACGAGCCGAACGACGACGCCGCCCGCGGCGGGTATGTGCTGTTCGAGGCCGAGGGCGGCGAGCCCGAGGTGATCCTGATCGCCACCGGGTCCGAGGTGCACGTGGCCGTCGGGGCGCGCGAGCAGCTGCAGGCCGACGGGGTGCCGACCCGGGTCGTCTCGATGCCGTCGGTGGAGTGGTTCGAGGAGCAGGAGCAGGGGTACCGGGACTCGGTGCTGCCCCCGTCGGTGAAGGCCCGCGTCGCCGTCGAGGCCGGCATCGGACTCACCTGGCACAAGTACGTCGGGGACGCCGGCCGCATCGTCTCCCTGGAGCACTTCGGTGCGTCCGCGGACGGCAAGGTCCTCTTTAGCGAGTTCGGTTTCACGCCCGAGAACGTGGCCGCCAAGGCCCGGGAATCCCTGGCCGACGCCCAGCGCTGA